One genomic region from Bacillus aquiflavi encodes:
- a CDS encoding HAD-IIA family hydrolase — MLSYETYIFDIDGTLLQGSEALPGAIQLLQLLRTNEKKILFVTNTPVATNAAVAKRLHQVGIDVKEKEVITPIQGLQAFLCKEKSVRTILGLIDQYVRQEIAASGWDICGAHEQISSCSHVLLGMHNELTYNDLTIGLRMIDKGAKIVLLNGDLYCPIENGRIPDTGAISAVFEACSCIKPISVGKPSVWLQYVVKEKCESKSSHCLFIGDSPISDLAMGHALGMDTVLLKTGVTKYDDKKIAANSTYEFSSLTALLQAI, encoded by the coding sequence GTGCTTAGTTATGAGACGTATATTTTTGATATTGATGGAACACTTCTTCAAGGAAGTGAGGCGTTACCAGGGGCAATTCAGCTGCTCCAATTATTAAGAACTAACGAGAAAAAGATTTTATTTGTCACAAATACTCCAGTAGCTACAAATGCTGCGGTGGCAAAGCGACTTCATCAAGTGGGAATTGATGTAAAAGAAAAAGAGGTGATCACTCCAATTCAAGGATTACAAGCTTTTCTTTGTAAGGAAAAAAGTGTGCGCACGATTCTTGGATTAATTGATCAATATGTTCGTCAGGAAATTGCTGCATCTGGATGGGATATTTGCGGGGCTCATGAGCAAATTTCTTCTTGCAGTCACGTTCTGCTAGGGATGCATAATGAATTGACATATAACGATTTAACAATTGGTTTACGGATGATTGATAAGGGGGCAAAGATCGTACTTTTGAATGGTGACTTGTACTGTCCGATTGAAAATGGACGTATTCCTGACACAGGTGCAATTAGTGCTGTCTTTGAAGCTTGCTCTTGTATAAAACCAATATCTGTAGGAAAGCCCTCTGTATGGCTGCAATATGTCGTAAAGGAAAAATGTGAAAGTAAAAGTAGTCACTGTCTGTTTATCGGTGATTCTCCAATATCCGATCTTGCAATGGGGCATGCCCTCGGAATGGATACAGTTCTGTTAAAAACGGGTGTGACTAAATATGATGATAAAAAAATCGCTGCAAATTCAACTTACGAATTTTCATCTTTAACAGCTCTGTTGCAAGCGATATAA
- a CDS encoding glycerol-3-phosphate responsive antiterminator, which translates to MIQKKEIIASVHDEIALERVLKNNEVDTVFLMSGDLLSSKDQVQKLQGKGKKVFLHIDFMQGLQTDSKGVKYVAEILKPNGIISTKGYIVQEAKKHELLTIQRIFLIDTAAFHNGIAHIRSSKPHAVEVMPGLMPKMIKRLTENLSQPVIAGGLIRTFEEISAAFAGGASAVSLSCPEYWSKNEEEGK; encoded by the coding sequence ATGATTCAAAAAAAGGAAATAATCGCTTCTGTTCATGACGAAATTGCCCTTGAACGAGTACTGAAAAATAACGAAGTCGATACTGTATTTTTAATGAGCGGTGATTTACTATCTTCAAAAGATCAAGTTCAAAAATTGCAAGGGAAAGGAAAGAAAGTATTTTTACATATCGATTTTATGCAAGGATTGCAAACAGATTCGAAGGGGGTGAAATATGTTGCGGAAATCTTAAAGCCAAATGGAATTATTTCAACGAAAGGTTACATTGTTCAAGAGGCAAAAAAGCATGAGCTATTAACAATTCAGCGTATTTTCCTTATTGATACAGCAGCATTTCATAATGGGATTGCCCATATTCGTTCTAGTAAACCACATGCAGTAGAAGTAATGCCCGGCTTAATGCCGAAAATGATTAAGAGATTAACAGAAAATCTTTCGCAGCCAGTGATTGCCGGGGGATTAATTCGGACATTTGAAGAAATCTCAGCTGCTTTTGCCGGGGGAGCCTCGGCAGTATCGTTAAGCTGTCCTGAGTACTGGTCAAAAAATGAGGAGGAAGGAAAATGA
- a CDS encoding carbohydrate ABC transporter permease, translating into MRGMKPNYQITPWLLLLPSLIFIIIFTFYPILKTIYLSLFQADLTTPEPYFVGLDNFSRMMEDKVFWKALKNNILFAAGTVPLSMALGLAMALLVNRALKGSGLVKTLLFYPVVIPMIAAANIWLFIYTPEYGMLNQILSLFGAGSINVLGHTETVLPAMIFMVVWKEAGFFMVFYLAGLQNISKELYEASIIDGASKWQQFWKVTFPLLMPTTLFIFIIATTNAFKLVDHLVVMTQGGPDNASNLLFYYIYENAFKFLDYGMASTLTIVMLVVMLVIAAVQFFTVNKKIHYN; encoded by the coding sequence ATGAGAGGAATGAAGCCGAATTATCAAATAACCCCTTGGCTTCTTCTCCTTCCATCCCTTATTTTTATCATCATATTTACATTTTATCCAATTTTAAAAACGATTTACTTAAGCTTGTTTCAAGCAGATTTAACTACACCTGAGCCATACTTCGTTGGATTGGATAATTTTTCGCGTATGATGGAAGATAAGGTATTTTGGAAGGCTTTGAAAAATAATATTCTGTTTGCTGCGGGGACAGTACCGCTTAGTATGGCACTCGGATTAGCAATGGCTCTTTTAGTAAATCGAGCACTAAAAGGAAGCGGGCTTGTGAAAACATTATTATTTTATCCCGTAGTCATTCCAATGATTGCTGCAGCAAACATCTGGTTATTTATTTATACTCCTGAATACGGCATGCTCAATCAAATTCTTTCTTTGTTTGGTGCTGGAAGCATCAATGTATTGGGACATACAGAAACAGTTCTTCCGGCAATGATTTTTATGGTCGTCTGGAAGGAAGCAGGTTTTTTTATGGTGTTTTATTTAGCTGGATTGCAAAATATTTCAAAAGAATTATATGAAGCTTCTATTATTGACGGTGCCTCTAAGTGGCAGCAATTTTGGAAAGTAACTTTTCCACTCTTAATGCCAACGACGTTATTTATTTTTATCATTGCGACAACAAATGCATTTAAGCTTGTAGATCATTTAGTCGTCATGACACAAGGCGGACCAGATAATGCAAGCAATCTCTTATTCTATTATATTTACGAAAATGCTTTTAAGTTTTTAGACTATGGAATGGCGTCAACGCTAACAATTGTTATGCTCGTTGTTATGTTGGTAATCGCAGCGGTCCAATTTTTCACGGTCAATAAAAAAATTCACTACAATTAG